The DNA window CGGCTGGGCATTTGTGCTCGGCTACACCATCAGCGCCATGATTCAATCCTTCGTGCCGAAGGCGCGGCTCACGAAGTATATGGGCGCGCCGGACGCGGAGAGCATCGGGCTATCCACGATCTTCGGAGCAGCCTCTTCGTCCTGCTCGTTTGCGGCACTGGCCGCAGCCCGCTCGCTGGTGGCGAAAGGGGCGCACTTCGTGAGTGCCGTGGCGTTCATGTTTGCCTCGACGAACCTCGTGATCGAGCTTGGCATCCTCATTCTCATCTTTCTCGGGCCGCAGTACCTTGCCGCCGAGATTGTCGGCGGACTGCTGCTCATCGCCATTTCCAGCCTGCTGATCCGGTGGACCTATCCGTCCGACTGGATTGAGACTGCTCGCAAGAAGGCGGAAGAGGGGGCGCCGGACATGGAGGACGACTTCGACTGGAAGGAGCGCATCCGGAGCCGGATGGGCTGGCACATGGTCGGCAAGTCGTTCGTCGACGAGTGGAAGATGGTGTGGGAGGAGATCCTGATTGGTTTCACGGTGGCCGGCTTCGTGGCCGTTCTTGTGCCCCAGAGCTTCTGGGAGGCCCTCTTCCTGACCAACTTCCAGGGCCAGTTGCCTGCGTGGCTGATTGCCCTCGAAAATGCTGTTGTTGCCCCGTTCGTGGCGGCGGCCACCTTCATCGGATCGATGGGCAACATCCCGCTGGCCACCGTCCTGGCATCGAACGGCGTTCTCTTCGCCGGCATCATGGGCTTCATCTACTCCGACCTGATGGTGCCCCCGCTCGTCGCGGCCAACGCCAAGTATTACGGTTGGCGCGTCGCGCTCTACATCGCCGGAATTATGTTCGTGAGCATCGTGGCGACGGCGTTGCTACTGGACGG is part of the Salinibacter sp. 10B genome and encodes:
- a CDS encoding permease; this encodes MSSSIWAWYGEAAKTAVGFFWKSGWAFVLGYTISAMIQSFVPKARLTKYMGAPDAESIGLSTIFGAASSSCSFAALAAARSLVAKGAHFVSAVAFMFASTNLVIELGILILIFLGPQYLAAEIVGGLLLIAISSLLIRWTYPSDWIETARKKAEEGAPDMEDDFDWKERIRSRMGWHMVGKSFVDEWKMVWEEILIGFTVAGFVAVLVPQSFWEALFLTNFQGQLPAWLIALENAVVAPFVAAATFIGSMGNIPLATVLASNGVLFAGIMGFIYSDLMVPPLVAANAKYYGWRVALYIAGIMFVSIVATALLLDGAFALAGWTPQGAREIAGLTQFKIDYTFWMNVVSVAVVGGQMYLRRQHRQMHEGGHGGHDHDHGEDGVSIKRLVVYLFIAVLVGGLVAFALTGGTA